The region TCTGGAGCAATCCTTCTCCGTGCGGGATCTCGACCTGTCCTCCTGGCTGTCCCTGCGCCAGAGCCTGCATTTCCTGCAGGATCTCGGCGGCGCATCGGAAGTGCGGCGGGACGGGGGAGAAACCTCGATCCTCCTCTACATCCCGCGGACCGATGCCGCGACCCTGTTGCCGTCGAACTCGTTGAACGAGGACGACACGCCGGATGAGAGCGTGCAGGGCCATACGGAAATCCTCGTCGTCGACGACGAGCTCGAAGTCGCGCTCGCGCTGCAATCGACCCTGGAAGAGTTCGGCTATGTCACCAGCATCGCGACCGATGCGGCGCAGGCGGTGAAATCCTTGAGCGTGCGCAGGCCCGCCCTCGTGCTGGCCGACGTTGCCATGCCCGGCAGCATGAATGGCGTCATGCTGGCGCGCGAAGTGCGGCAGGTCTTCCCGAGCCTGCCCGTGCTGCTGATCACCGGCAATCCCGATGTCGCCGGCGGAGACAGCGAGTTTCCGCTGCTTCAGAAGCCCATCGTCAGCCGCGACCTGCATGTGGCGATCCAGCGGCACCTGAACGTGCACAGCGACAACAAGGTCATTCCGCTGTTCCCGCGCACGTCGCGACGGGCGCGCTGAGTCACAGGGCGAGCGCCGTCGCGGAGAGCGGAACCGTAGCCTCGCGCGCGGCGTCTGTCAGGGCTGCGAACAATCGCTGCTGCGGCTTCTTCCAGACCAGGAGCTCCGGATGCCATTGCACGCCGAGCAGGAACGGCGCGCTGTCGCTCTCGATGGCCTGCACGATCCCGCTCTCGTCGCACGCGGCGATTCTCAATCCCCGACCGAGACGGTCGACCGACTGGTGATGCAGGGCGTTCACCTGACAGGGATTGCAGCTCAGGATCCGGCCCAGCCGGGAGCCTCGCTCGATGGTCACGGTCTTGCGCGGCAGAACCGTGCGCATTTTCGGCGCCTGGACATAGACCTCATAGATGTCCGTGTGCAGCGTGCCGCCGAGCGCCACATTGATCATCTGCGATCCGCGGCAGATGCCGAGGATCGGCAGCCCTGCCGGGAGCGCCGCCTTCAGCAGGCCGAGCTCCAGCTTGTCGCGCTCAGGGTCGATGCGCACGTCCGGCAGGACCTGCCCGCCGTAGATCTCCGCGCCGATATCGTCGCCGCCGCCGATCACCAGTCCTTGCAGCGGCTCCGTCGGCAGCGGATGGCCGGGCATCAGGCGCACGGCGCGCGCGCCCGCACGGTAGAGCGCCAGCCGGTGCATGAGGTAGCTGCGCCATCCGCCACGTCTCGACGTGGTGACGCCGATCAGGGGGCTCGTCATGACCTTACGATCTGCTCCACCACATTGGCCCAGCTCTTGTCCTCGCCTTCGAACGACAGGTAGGCGGCACCCACCGCATCCAGCTTCTCGCGGTCCGCGGCGAGCCGCTCGACGCAGACCCAGCGGTTCCAATCCGGCGCGATGCTCCAGCCGGGATCGCTCACCCGGGCATCGGGCAGGCGGTAATGGAAGGTGGGGCGGCCGTTGATCTTCTCGTTCGGCAGGACGGCACGGACCCGGGTCGCGTCGAAGTCGTGCAGGAGCGGCAGAAGATCGAGATCCCGGTTTCGTGTCGCATTGTAGGCGAGGTAGTCGTCGATGAAGCCGGGCATGTCCGGCCAGTAATACGGATCGCCGATCCGGCGGACATATTCGGCCGGGAAAGGATCGGCAAAGCCCAGGAGATTGCGCGTGGCGTCCGGCGAAGCCTCGCGCCGGAGCCACGGATTAAGCAGAGCGAAGCTCTTCATGAAGGCCGTGAGGGTCGCTACATCCCGACGCGGGATCTCCGGGTTGAAGTGCAGGCCGAAGGCATAAAAGGGTCCATCCTGCGTGCCCTTGGCGCCGACCCCGCGCAGGATCGCCAGGATACGATTGAGTTCCTGAAGCCGGTCGACCGGGATCGGTGCCGTGACCAGCTCGCAGGGAACGAGATAACGGGCCGCGAAGCCGAACAGGGCCGCGATCTTGGGCAGGACGCCCTTCTGCGTCCCGGCCTGCTTGCCCGGGTGCAGGATCCGGCTGTCGAGTTCGACGGTCAGGTCGCCGATGGCCGATTCCTTCAAGGCGAAGGCATGCGGATCCTCCTCGATGAGCCGGCCGCCCAGCGCCTCCTGCAAGGCCTGGACGGTCCTTTCGGCAGACGGACCCACGAACTCGATCTCAATCCCGACCGTGCGCATCTGCCCCTGCTCGTTGAGCAGGACCGGCGGCAGGGCAAAATCGATCTCGGTTGAAAGCGCCGGTTGCGCCATCGAGAACTCCGAAAAATAACACGGAAACGTGAGCAATGGGATGAACGGGCGCGCTTCCGCTCAGGTTCCTTGCCATTTGGGTGCTTCCTGGTCTCTCGGCAGGTGTGGCATTCCAGCTTCGGGTTGTATACAACCGCGCCATCATGATCTCGAGAGAATCGACCTTCGAGCGCGCCGCCTGGATGACGGAGCTGCGTGCGACCCTGGCCCTCGGCTGGCCCCTGGTTCTTGCAACGATTGCACAGAACGCCCTGATCACGTCCGACGTCATTCTGATGGGCTGGATGGGATCGGACGCCCTGGCGGCGGGTGCGCTCGGCACCAATCTCTACTTCGCCTTCCTGATCTTCGGGATCGGCCTCGTCAATGCGACCTCGCCGATGATCGCCGAGGAACTCGGCCGCAAGCGCCATTCCGTCCGCGAGGTGCGACGCACCGTGCGCCAGGGCTTCTGGGCCTCCGTCACCGTCGCCGTCCCGATTTGGCTCGTGGCCTGGAACGGAGAGGCGATCCTGCTCGCCATCGGACAGGCGCCCGTCCTCGCCCACAATGCGGGCCAATATATCCGCGCCCTGCAATGGAGCCTTCTGCCGTTCCTGCTCTTCTTGGTGCTGCGCTCGTTCCTGGCCGCCCTGGAGCGCCCCGGCTGGGCCCTGTTCATCGGCCTGCTCGCCATCCCGGTCAATTTCGGCGCGGCCTATGCGCTGATGTTCGGCGCCCTCGGCCTGCCGGCTCTTGGGCTCGTCGGGGCGGGTCTCGGCACGGTGATCTCGAGCGCCTTCATGTTCGTGGCGCTCGCCGTAGTGATCGTCCTCCATCCCCGGCTCAAGCGCTATCATATCTTCGGGCGCTTCTGGCGGCCCGACTGGCCGCGCTATCGCACCCTCTGGCAGATCGGCCTCCCGATTGGCCTGACGCTGATGTTCGAGGTCACGATCTTCAACGCGGCCGCCATGCTGATGGGCCGGATCGGCGAGAGCGAGCTGGCCGCCCATGCCATTGCCCTGCAGATCGCGTCCTTCTGCTTCTCCGTCCCGCTCGGCATCGGACAGGCCGTGACGGTGCGTGTGGGCCGCGCCTATGGCGCCCAGGATACGGCAGGCGTCACCCGAGCCGGCTGGACGTCGTTCGCGCTGGGCACCGGCTTCATGACCGTCACTGCATCGCTCATGCTGTTCGC is a window of Microvirga lotononidis DNA encoding:
- a CDS encoding gamma-glutamyl-gamma-aminobutyrate hydrolase family protein, with amino-acid sequence MTSPLIGVTTSRRGGWRSYLMHRLALYRAGARAVRLMPGHPLPTEPLQGLVIGGGDDIGAEIYGGQVLPDVRIDPERDKLELGLLKAALPAGLPILGICRGSQMINVALGGTLHTDIYEVYVQAPKMRTVLPRKTVTIERGSRLGRILSCNPCQVNALHHQSVDRLGRGLRIAACDESGIVQAIESDSAPFLLGVQWHPELLVWKKPQQRLFAALTDAAREATVPLSATALAL
- a CDS encoding amidoligase family protein; amino-acid sequence: MAQPALSTEIDFALPPVLLNEQGQMRTVGIEIEFVGPSAERTVQALQEALGGRLIEEDPHAFALKESAIGDLTVELDSRILHPGKQAGTQKGVLPKIAALFGFAARYLVPCELVTAPIPVDRLQELNRILAILRGVGAKGTQDGPFYAFGLHFNPEIPRRDVATLTAFMKSFALLNPWLRREASPDATRNLLGFADPFPAEYVRRIGDPYYWPDMPGFIDDYLAYNATRNRDLDLLPLLHDFDATRVRAVLPNEKINGRPTFHYRLPDARVSDPGWSIAPDWNRWVCVERLAADREKLDAVGAAYLSFEGEDKSWANVVEQIVRS
- a CDS encoding MATE family efflux transporter: MISRESTFERAAWMTELRATLALGWPLVLATIAQNALITSDVILMGWMGSDALAAGALGTNLYFAFLIFGIGLVNATSPMIAEELGRKRHSVREVRRTVRQGFWASVTVAVPIWLVAWNGEAILLAIGQAPVLAHNAGQYIRALQWSLLPFLLFLVLRSFLAALERPGWALFIGLLAIPVNFGAAYALMFGALGLPALGLVGAGLGTVISSAFMFVALAVVIVLHPRLKRYHIFGRFWRPDWPRYRTLWQIGLPIGLTLMFEVTIFNAAAMLMGRIGESELAAHAIALQIASFCFSVPLGIGQAVTVRVGRAYGAQDTAGVTRAGWTSFALGTGFMTVTASLMLFAPHLLLGVFLDVADPKNALVIDLARTFLVVAAIFQLVDGAQAVGAGMLRGLQDTRVPMIYAALGYWGVGLPLGATLAFGTSLRGVGIWIGLASGLAVVACLMLWRWVRRDRLGLVTATPRDVQEAFAS